One Paraburkholderia phymatum STM815 genomic window, TCGACAAGGGGCGCGTCGCCGATTACATCCCCGAACTCGCGACAGTGCCCGTGAACAGCTTCGGCATGGCCGTGGTCACAACGGCAGGCGACGTCTTTCGCGTGGGCCAGGCCGACACGCGTTTCTCGATTCAGAGTATCTCCAAGCTGTTCGCATGCACGATGGCGTTCAAGCTTCTCGGTGACGACCTATGGCAGCGTGTGGGCCGCGAACCGTCGGGCAATGCGTTCAATTCGCTCGTGCAGCTCGAAGCCGAGCAGGGCAAGCCGCGCAATCCCTTCATCAACGCGGGCGCGCTCGTTGTCACCGACGTATTGAGCCGCCGCTTCGTGAAGGCGGAGACCGCGCTCGTCGAATTCATGCGGCGCGTGACGGGCGTCCCGTCGATCGACTACGACATGCGCGTCGCGCAGTCTGAATTGCAGCACGCACATCGCAATCGCGCGATGGCGCATTTCATGGCGAGCTTCGGCAACATGGAGATGCCGCCCGAAGTCGTCGTCGATGCGTATTGCCGGCAGTGTGCGATTTCGATGAGCTGCGTCGAGCTTGCGCAGGCCGCGCTGTATTTGAGCAACGGCGGCGTGGTGCCGTCGACAGGCGAGCGGATTCTCGATCCGAGTTCCGCCAAGCGTTTATCTGCGCTGATGTTGACGTGTGGCACCTACGATGCCGCGGGCGACTTTGTCTATCGCGTCGGCTTGCCTGCGAAGAGCGGCGTGGGCGGCGGCATCGTCGCGCTGTTGCCGGGCGAGATGGCCGTGTGCGTGTGGTCGCCGGGGCTGGACAATAACGGCAACTCGCTGGCGGGCGTGCTGGCGTTGGAATGGCTGACCACTCAAACAGGCCGCTCGATTTTCTAGAAGCTCGCCGCCACACGCGCCTTATCGTACGATCAGCACGGCAGCACCCGACACACGCCCGTTTCGCAAATCGTCGAGCGCACGATTGGCGTCGGCGAGCGGATAGCGCGTCACTTCAATCTCGAGCTGCGTGTCGCCCGCGATCTTCATGAACGCTTCGCCATCCGCACGCGTGAGATTCGCGACCGACGCGACGCGGCGCTCGCCCCACAGAAACGCATACGGAAACGCAGGGATGTCGCTCATGTGGATGCCGCCGCACACCACGACGCCACCCTTCGCGACGGCCTGCAACGCGACGGGCACGAGTGCGCCGACGGGTGCGAAGATCAGCGCGGCATC contains:
- a CDS encoding glutaminase; this translates as MDYSRILEQIHADLQPWLDKGRVADYIPELATVPVNSFGMAVVTTAGDVFRVGQADTRFSIQSISKLFACTMAFKLLGDDLWQRVGREPSGNAFNSLVQLEAEQGKPRNPFINAGALVVTDVLSRRFVKAETALVEFMRRVTGVPSIDYDMRVAQSELQHAHRNRAMAHFMASFGNMEMPPEVVVDAYCRQCAISMSCVELAQAALYLSNGGVVPSTGERILDPSSAKRLSALMLTCGTYDAAGDFVYRVGLPAKSGVGGGIVALLPGEMAVCVWSPGLDNNGNSLAGVLALEWLTTQTGRSIF